Proteins co-encoded in one Marmota flaviventris isolate mMarFla1 chromosome 9, mMarFla1.hap1, whole genome shotgun sequence genomic window:
- the LOC114098230 gene encoding olfactory receptor 5P4 isoform X2, which produces METENYTMVTEFIILGLTEDPTLCSIFFVVFLGIYVITILGNTSIIMLIRRSPQLHTPMYLFLSHLAFVDIGYSTTVTPVMIVSFLRERTTIPVAGCIAQLGSDVVFGTAECFLLAAMAYDHYVAICSPLLYSTHMSPTVCIILLVASYLGGIMNASSFTSCLLSLTFCGPNTINHFFCDLPPLVKLSCTHIYVAEISPAVSAGSIIVITLFTISVSYLYILHSILRMRSTEGRHKAFSTCTSHLTAVTLFYGTVTFVYVIPKSSHSPDHIKVVSVFYTVVIPMLNPLIYSLRNKEVKEAMKKLMVKKLF; this is translated from the exons ATGGAGACTGAAAACTATACAATGGTGACAGAGTTTATCATTTTGGGGTTAACAGAAGATCCTACACTTTGTTCCATCTTCTTTGTGGTCTTCCTAGGGATCTATGTTATTACTATATTGGGCAATACAAGCATAATCATGTTAATTCGAAGAAGCCCTCAGCTTCACACCCCAATGTACCTCTTCCTCAGCCATTTGGCCTTTGTGGACATTGGGTACTCCACGACAGTCACACCTGTCATGATTGTCAGTTTCCTGAGAGAGAGAACTACTATTCCTGTTGCTGGCTGCATAGCCCAGCTTGGCTCTGATGTCGTTTTTGGGACAGCTGAGTGCTTCCTGTTGGCTGCCATGGCCTACGACCACTATGTGGCCATCTGCTCACCCCTGCTCTACTCCACCCACATGTCTCCCACTGTCTGCATCATTTTATTGGTGGCTTCCTATCTGGGTGGAATCATGAATGCTTCATCATTTACCAGCTGTTTATTGAGCCTGACTTTCTGTGGACCAAATACAATcaaccacttcttctgtgacctCCCACCACTAGTAAAGCTTTCTTGTACCCATATTTACGTTGCTGAAATATCTCCTGCCGTCTCAGCTGGGTCAATCATTGTAATCACACTGTTCACCATCAGTGTTTCATACCTGTATATTCTCCATTCCATCCTGAGGATGCGTTCTACTGAGGGAAGGCACAAGGCCTTCTCTACATGCACTtcccatctcactgcagtcactTTGTTTTATGGGACAGTCACATTTGTTTATGTTATACCCAAGTCAAGTCATTCACCCGACCATATTAAAGTAGTGTCTGTGTTCTATACAGTCGTGATCCCCATGTTGAACCCCCTGATCTACAGTCTGAGGAATAAGGAGGTAAAAGAGGCCATGAAGAAATTGATGGTAAAAA aattattttga
- the LOC114098230 gene encoding olfactory receptor 5P4 isoform X1 has translation METENYTMVTEFIILGLTEDPTLCSIFFVVFLGIYVITILGNTSIIMLIRRSPQLHTPMYLFLSHLAFVDIGYSTTVTPVMIVSFLRERTTIPVAGCIAQLGSDVVFGTAECFLLAAMAYDHYVAICSPLLYSTHMSPTVCIILLVASYLGGIMNASSFTSCLLSLTFCGPNTINHFFCDLPPLVKLSCTHIYVAEISPAVSAGSIIVITLFTISVSYLYILHSILRMRSTEGRHKAFSTCTSHLTAVTLFYGTVTFVYVIPKSSHSPDHIKVVSVFYTVVIPMLNPLIYSLRNKEVKEAMKKLMVKTHS, from the coding sequence ATGGAGACTGAAAACTATACAATGGTGACAGAGTTTATCATTTTGGGGTTAACAGAAGATCCTACACTTTGTTCCATCTTCTTTGTGGTCTTCCTAGGGATCTATGTTATTACTATATTGGGCAATACAAGCATAATCATGTTAATTCGAAGAAGCCCTCAGCTTCACACCCCAATGTACCTCTTCCTCAGCCATTTGGCCTTTGTGGACATTGGGTACTCCACGACAGTCACACCTGTCATGATTGTCAGTTTCCTGAGAGAGAGAACTACTATTCCTGTTGCTGGCTGCATAGCCCAGCTTGGCTCTGATGTCGTTTTTGGGACAGCTGAGTGCTTCCTGTTGGCTGCCATGGCCTACGACCACTATGTGGCCATCTGCTCACCCCTGCTCTACTCCACCCACATGTCTCCCACTGTCTGCATCATTTTATTGGTGGCTTCCTATCTGGGTGGAATCATGAATGCTTCATCATTTACCAGCTGTTTATTGAGCCTGACTTTCTGTGGACCAAATACAATcaaccacttcttctgtgacctCCCACCACTAGTAAAGCTTTCTTGTACCCATATTTACGTTGCTGAAATATCTCCTGCCGTCTCAGCTGGGTCAATCATTGTAATCACACTGTTCACCATCAGTGTTTCATACCTGTATATTCTCCATTCCATCCTGAGGATGCGTTCTACTGAGGGAAGGCACAAGGCCTTCTCTACATGCACTtcccatctcactgcagtcactTTGTTTTATGGGACAGTCACATTTGTTTATGTTATACCCAAGTCAAGTCATTCACCCGACCATATTAAAGTAGTGTCTGTGTTCTATACAGTCGTGATCCCCATGTTGAACCCCCTGATCTACAGTCTGAGGAATAAGGAGGTAAAAGAGGCCATGAAGAAATTGATGGTAAAAACACATTCCTAA